One stretch of Thalassovita sp. DNA includes these proteins:
- a CDS encoding GntR family transcriptional regulator — translation MMVLFGKSKKTEETVVAMLASAIRRDISFAVLAPDQKLKIDQLRQSYGGSNHSMRECLRMLAAEGMVEATSQRGFRVTSATEEDLRDILLMRLECEKLGLDRSMKAGDIAWETRVVAAFHALRRAEAEVQASPDDLTALTWDEACHTLSSALISASGSPRLMAMADQFYNQSRRFRLARLREGRIDFAARSNRARALQEAVLARNSAVALHLLEQDIIEDLGASHLSQGQ, via the coding sequence ATGATGGTGCTGTTCGGCAAAAGCAAAAAGACAGAGGAGACCGTGGTGGCCATGCTGGCATCGGCCATAAGGCGCGACATTTCCTTTGCGGTGCTGGCGCCGGATCAGAAGCTGAAGATCGACCAGCTGCGCCAGAGCTATGGTGGTTCCAACCACTCCATGCGGGAATGTCTGCGGATGCTGGCCGCTGAAGGCATGGTCGAGGCAACCTCGCAGCGCGGGTTTCGCGTCACCTCCGCCACCGAGGAAGATCTGCGCGATATCCTGTTGATGCGGCTGGAATGCGAAAAGCTGGGGCTGGACCGGTCGATGAAGGCCGGTGATATCGCCTGGGAAACCCGCGTGGTAGCAGCCTTTCACGCCCTGAGACGTGCCGAGGCTGAGGTGCAGGCCAGCCCGGATGATCTGACCGCCCTGACCTGGGATGAGGCCTGCCACACGCTGTCAAGCGCGCTGATTTCGGCCTCCGGCTCGCCCCGGCTGATGGCGATGGCGGATCAGTTTTACAATCAATCGCGCCGCTTCCGACTGGCGCGGCTGCGCGAAGGGCGGATCGATTTTGCCGCCCGCAGCAACCGCGCGCGTGCCCTGCAGGAGGCCGTGCTGGCGCGCAACAGCGCCGTGGCGCTGCATCTGTTGGAACAGGATATCATCGAAGATTTGGGTGCTTCGCACCTGTCACAGGGTCAATGA
- a CDS encoding ABC transporter substrate-binding protein, which produces MTKFNRRQTLGLFGGLPGAAAASSLAAPAIAMNKKITVGALRFTSHSGSFIAQERNYFAEAGLDVELKFFQAAQPMAVAIASGDVDYAVTAISGGLISLADKGAIKVIGGALSEEPGIDGQKILASDAAYQAGLTSPAALGGKTFGMSTAGSSFHYTGSKVAAAEGVEMSFKPLQKVGAIIGALKSGQIDAWSIVPHIAKPLAGSGAVHIIGNVSDYLPHYQVTTVFTSAKNAADERGQTADFLAGFGKGVSDYNSTMIDRAGGDAGVDEMVDLIHKYVYTDRPREKAAPSIINGTMRLNEGSKLNVASVKDQLNWFQSEGLVKDHITLDTLLDTSYVDTFEA; this is translated from the coding sequence ATGACCAAATTCAACCGTCGTCAGACATTAGGCCTTTTCGGGGGCCTCCCCGGCGCTGCTGCGGCCAGCAGCCTGGCCGCCCCGGCCATTGCCATGAACAAGAAAATCACTGTGGGCGCGTTGCGCTTCACCTCACATTCCGGCAGCTTCATCGCGCAGGAACGCAACTATTTCGCCGAAGCGGGTCTGGATGTTGAGCTGAAGTTCTTCCAGGCCGCGCAGCCGATGGCCGTGGCCATTGCATCAGGCGATGTGGACTATGCGGTGACCGCGATTTCCGGCGGTCTGATCTCACTCGCCGACAAAGGCGCGATCAAAGTGATCGGTGGCGCACTGAGCGAAGAGCCGGGCATTGATGGCCAGAAGATCCTGGCCTCCGACGCGGCCTATCAGGCAGGCCTGACCTCTCCAGCAGCACTGGGGGGCAAGACTTTTGGTATGTCCACTGCCGGGTCCAGCTTCCACTATACGGGCTCCAAGGTTGCGGCGGCAGAAGGCGTTGAGATGTCCTTCAAACCGCTGCAGAAAGTGGGCGCCATCATCGGTGCGCTGAAATCCGGCCAGATCGATGCCTGGTCCATCGTGCCGCATATCGCCAAGCCGCTGGCGGGGTCTGGCGCGGTGCATATCATCGGCAATGTGTCGGATTACCTGCCGCATTATCAGGTCACCACCGTCTTCACCTCCGCGAAAAACGCGGCGGATGAACGTGGCCAGACCGCTGATTTCCTTGCCGGGTTTGGCAAAGGTGTCAGCGACTACAACAGCACCATGATTGACCGCGCAGGCGGCGATGCCGGTGTCGATGAGATGGTCGATCTGATCCACAAATATGTCTACACCGACCGGCCGCGTGAAAAGGCTGCGCCGTCGATCATCAATGGTACCATGCGCCTGAATGAAGGTTCCAAGCTGAACGTGGCCTCGGTCAAAGATCAGCTGAACTGGTTCCAGAGCGAGGGTCTGGTCAAGGACCACATCACCCTCGATACGCTTCTGGACACAAGCTACGTCGATACGTTCGAAGCTTGA